One genomic region from Nitrospinota bacterium encodes:
- a CDS encoding sigma-54-dependent Fis family transcriptional regulator: protein MGNLLIVDDEHSILTTLHILFSNEGHGVEVASSATEAKRLLDANIYDLVLTDLKLRDGRGTEVLEYAKAMNSRTEVIIFTAYGSFESAVEAIKLGAFDYIIKPIDSNKLLVTVSKALEHKSLVAEIKTLRKEFRKQYGFQNILGESPQIMEAMDIVQRIAETDVSVLIEGENGTGKDLMARAVHSSSLRASGPFVAINCGGINENLLESELFGHVKGSFTGAVSNRVGLFEESIGGTLFLDEVGSMPISLQTKLLRVIQDKTIQRLGANENVKINTRIIAASNRKLADMVKSGEFREDLYYRLRVVEINIPPLRERKGDVLLLCKHFLNKFSASMRRDVKGFTRDALNRLLEHPWPGNVRELENCIESAVALCKSSTIDLDDLPKSLGGVEVGIAYAASQNPITLEELEKRYILEILKSNNYNQKKTADILAIGRNTLWRKIKRYQIKMPLLADSLNRIV from the coding sequence ATGGGCAATCTTCTTATAGTAGATGACGAGCATTCCATCCTCACCACACTCCATATCCTGTTCAGCAACGAGGGACATGGCGTTGAAGTAGCCTCCAGCGCGACCGAGGCCAAACGCCTGCTGGACGCCAACATTTACGACCTGGTCCTTACGGACCTGAAGCTGAGGGACGGCAGAGGGACGGAGGTGCTGGAATACGCCAAGGCGATGAACAGCAGGACAGAGGTCATCATATTCACCGCCTATGGCTCTTTTGAGTCCGCCGTGGAGGCTATAAAACTCGGCGCCTTCGATTACATTATAAAGCCCATAGATTCGAACAAACTCCTAGTCACGGTTTCCAAGGCCTTGGAGCACAAAAGCCTGGTGGCCGAGATAAAAACCCTTCGCAAGGAGTTCCGCAAACAGTACGGTTTCCAAAACATCCTTGGCGAAAGTCCGCAGATAATGGAAGCGATGGACATTGTGCAAAGGATTGCGGAGACCGACGTTTCAGTGCTTATAGAAGGAGAGAACGGCACAGGCAAAGACCTGATGGCCAGGGCGGTGCACAGTTCCAGCCTACGCGCTTCCGGCCCTTTTGTGGCCATAAACTGTGGCGGAATAAATGAAAATCTCCTGGAAAGCGAGCTTTTCGGGCATGTTAAAGGCTCTTTCACCGGCGCGGTGTCCAACAGGGTCGGGCTTTTCGAGGAGTCTATCGGCGGCACGCTGTTTCTGGACGAGGTAGGCTCCATGCCGATTTCCCTGCAAACAAAACTGCTTCGCGTCATTCAGGACAAAACCATCCAGCGGCTTGGCGCCAATGAAAATGTGAAGATAAATACCCGCATCATCGCCGCATCCAACCGGAAACTGGCCGACATGGTGAAGTCCGGTGAGTTCAGGGAGGATCTTTACTATCGGCTGAGGGTGGTGGAGATAAACATACCCCCCCTGCGGGAGCGGAAGGGGGATGTTTTACTGTTGTGCAAACATTTCCTGAACAAGTTCTCCGCGTCGATGAGAAGAGACGTTAAGGGATTCACCAGAGATGCCCTTAACAGGCTTCTGGAGCATCCATGGCCCGGAAATGTGCGGGAGCTTGAAAACTGCATTGAAAGCGCCGTGGCCCTGTGCAAGTCCAGCACGATAGATCTGGATGACCTGCCAAAATCCCTGGGCGGGGTGGAGGTGGGCATCGCCTACGCGGCGTCGCAAAATCCAATCACTCTTGAAGAACTGGAAAAAAGGTACATCCTGGAAATATTGAAGTCCAATAACTATAACCAGAAGAAGACCGCCGACATTCTGGCCATTGGGCGTAACACCCTGTGGCGCAAAATAAAACGTTACCAGATAAAGATGCCGCTATTGGCCGACAGCCTCAACAGGATCGTTTGA
- a CDS encoding radical SAM protein gives MTFLPYAVSWNLTSRCNLSCAHCYMDAGARAAGEGEELSTQEALAVVEQIASVNPGAVLILTGGEPLLREDIFEIASRAAGLGLITVVGTNGTLLDAKMAAALKISGVTGVGVSIDSIEPGRHDGFRGAPGAWARSVEGLINARDAGLDIQVQTTPRPGNTAEIPLIAEWAHRMGARAFNLFFLVCTGRGEKMTDISPEEYERILTWASDARAEYPGMMIRPKCAPHFKRIMAQADANDPLLKTYIAACRAGTNYCRIKPDGKITPCPYMDTAAGDLRESEFPLIWRHSPGLSMFRTPEYHGKCGVCAYRLLCGGCRARALASGGGQMGEDPYCLYQPKGVEEPVVCADTRSRFGGEDICGAEWSREAVETMEKIPVFAREIVKQRVEEYAAKHGVPVITSDILRAAAPAPSGAPVFSRKNLSPGIACESVEWDADARARVENAPDFVRPGILKLMAIRARQRGIGRITSGFLSEIRDESMMLVTRRMKKMGFEKLSMEAWDKAKGKFKKDGRKQEVIENIKAMLDTRGAKNENIIEKFGDFFSDDTGEKMGWTPEASKRLESAPEPFRPMARKFIEKFARENGYKYITEEALEKAMERSPFARFSAKK, from the coding sequence GTGACTTTCCTGCCGTACGCCGTATCCTGGAACCTCACTTCGCGATGCAACCTGTCGTGCGCCCATTGCTATATGGACGCTGGCGCGCGAGCCGCAGGGGAGGGGGAGGAGCTTTCCACGCAGGAAGCGCTGGCGGTGGTGGAGCAGATAGCCAGCGTCAATCCCGGCGCTGTTTTAATCCTCACAGGCGGGGAGCCTTTGCTGAGAGAGGACATCTTTGAGATCGCCTCCAGGGCGGCTGGGCTTGGGCTTATCACCGTGGTGGGGACAAACGGAACGTTGCTTGACGCCAAGATGGCGGCGGCGTTAAAAATTTCCGGAGTTACCGGCGTCGGTGTGAGTATAGACTCCATAGAGCCTGGGCGCCATGACGGGTTCCGCGGCGCGCCGGGGGCCTGGGCCAGGTCGGTGGAAGGGCTTATAAACGCGAGGGATGCGGGGCTGGACATACAGGTGCAGACAACGCCGCGCCCCGGCAATACCGCCGAAATACCTCTAATAGCCGAATGGGCGCACAGGATGGGGGCGCGCGCGTTCAATCTGTTTTTCCTGGTATGCACAGGCCGGGGAGAGAAGATGACAGACATTTCCCCGGAAGAGTATGAGCGGATACTCACATGGGCGTCGGACGCGCGGGCGGAGTATCCAGGGATGATGATCCGCCCCAAATGCGCGCCCCATTTCAAACGGATAATGGCGCAGGCCGACGCCAATGACCCGTTGCTTAAAACATATATCGCCGCCTGCCGGGCGGGAACCAACTATTGCAGGATAAAACCGGACGGCAAAATAACCCCCTGCCCGTACATGGACACGGCGGCCGGTGACTTGAGGGAAAGCGAGTTTCCACTCATATGGCGGCATTCTCCAGGGCTGTCAATGTTCCGGACGCCGGAATACCATGGCAAATGCGGCGTGTGCGCTTACAGGTTGCTTTGCGGCGGATGCAGGGCGCGGGCTCTGGCTTCCGGTGGCGGCCAAATGGGCGAGGATCCGTATTGCCTGTATCAACCCAAAGGGGTGGAAGAACCGGTGGTATGCGCCGACACGCGTAGCAGGTTCGGCGGGGAGGATATCTGCGGGGCCGAATGGTCCAGGGAGGCGGTGGAGACGATGGAGAAAATACCGGTTTTCGCCCGTGAGATTGTAAAACAGCGCGTAGAGGAATACGCCGCCAAACACGGGGTTCCGGTTATTACCAGCGACATTTTACGCGCGGCGGCTCCAGCCCCCTCAGGCGCGCCGGTGTTCAGCCGCAAGAACCTTTCGCCAGGAATCGCGTGCGAGAGCGTGGAATGGGATGCAGACGCCCGCGCGCGGGTGGAAAACGCTCCGGATTTTGTGCGGCCGGGAATATTGAAACTTATGGCCATCAGAGCGAGACAGCGGGGGATTGGCCGGATAACCTCAGGATTCCTTTCAGAAATCCGCGACGAATCCATGATGCTTGTGACCCGCAGGATGAAAAAGATGGGATTTGAGAAATTGAGCATGGAAGCGTGGGACAAGGCCAAAGGGAAATTCAAGAAAGATGGCCGCAAGCAGGAAGTCATCGAAAACATAAAAGCCATGTTGGACACCCGTGGAGCAAAAAATGAAAACATAATCGAAAAATTCGGCGATTTCTTTTCGGACGACACGGGGGAGAAAATGGGATGGACCCCGGAGGCCAGCAAAAGGCTTGAGAGCGCTCCGGAACCTTTCCGCCCCATGGCGCGCAAGTTCATAGAGAAATTCGCCAGGGAAAACGGTTATAAATACATCACCGAAGAGGCGCTGGAAAAGGCGATGGAACGCTCGCCTTTTGCCCGGTTTTCAGCTAAAAAGTGA
- a CDS encoding molecular chaperone TorD family protein, with protein MQEAGYRLEFPAAPAISAEGEPAFFLSLREEYMSLFEGPMPPFIPLIESVHKPWDKTGVSALGAQTGYFLGDPAIDMRNKYEAAQLEIPAEYGHAPDHLCLLLEYYGAVHANVPVADNLEYLTNHFDWLALILEEAVKISSALFYPSMLKFTMDIIAAETARLNGLKE; from the coding sequence ATGCAAGAGGCGGGATACCGCTTGGAGTTTCCTGCGGCGCCTGCCATATCCGCGGAGGGTGAACCAGCTTTTTTCCTTTCGCTCCGCGAAGAGTATATGTCCCTTTTTGAAGGGCCCATGCCTCCTTTTATTCCGCTGATAGAGTCAGTGCATAAACCGTGGGACAAAACCGGTGTTTCCGCCCTGGGCGCTCAAACCGGCTATTTTCTGGGTGACCCTGCCATCGACATGAGGAATAAGTACGAAGCGGCGCAACTGGAAATCCCAGCTGAATACGGGCACGCCCCGGATCATCTGTGCCTGCTCCTGGAGTATTACGGCGCCGTTCACGCAAATGTTCCAGTAGCGGATAACCTGGAGTATCTGACTAACCATTTCGACTGGCTGGCGCTGATTTTAGAAGAAGCAGTCAAAATATCCTCGGCCCTTTTTTATCCGTCCATGCTGAAATTTACGATGGATATCATCGCCGCCGAGACGGCAAGGTTGAACGGGTTAAAGGAGTGA
- a CDS encoding 4Fe-4S dicluster domain-containing protein, translating to MVRTYEKGQYPNAKRHFFPTLCNQCGSCMKASKKTGGDMFFKRPDGIIDFDQSKAKKDANGVYEAAAIEACPVEAVSWDKHTGLPDKCNFCAHRVDAGLMPACVQTCIGKARVFGDLNDPNSEVSKLIAQNGVAQAKEKEKCPGVYYIGLDMFFSLEMEGFREVNPKDFTSGKYTMQQA from the coding sequence ATGGTTCGCACCTATGAGAAGGGGCAGTATCCCAACGCAAAACGCCATTTCTTCCCGACTTTGTGCAACCAGTGCGGAAGTTGCATGAAAGCCTCGAAAAAGACAGGTGGAGACATGTTCTTCAAGAGGCCCGACGGGATTATCGATTTCGACCAGTCCAAGGCCAAAAAAGACGCCAACGGCGTTTATGAGGCCGCGGCTATCGAAGCGTGCCCGGTGGAGGCGGTCTCGTGGGACAAGCACACCGGCCTGCCGGACAAGTGCAACTTCTGCGCTCACCGGGTGGACGCCGGCCTAATGCCCGCCTGTGTACAGACCTGCATCGGCAAAGCCCGCGTTTTCGGCGACCTCAACGATCCAAACAGCGAGGTGAGCAAGCTTATCGCCCAAAATGGCGTGGCTCAGGCCAAGGAGAAGGAAAAATGCCCCGGTGTTTATTACATTGGGCTGGACATGTTCTTCTCCCTGGAGATGGAAGGGTTCCGCGAGGTGAATCCTAAGGATTTCACATCCGGCAAATACACGATGCAACAGGCATAA
- a CDS encoding molybdopterin-dependent oxidoreductase, which produces MRLTRRTFIKLAPAALAAGAGCYPAPKSSLQRRGLEARLIDPLIDYPYTQKVIHRPEDGQEIDGVVKSGCSFCPSSCSHHVHVKDGRVYNVYGESGDPVQRGKLCAKGQAIPQLIYNKHRLLKPMKRVGDKPTSNFQPISWEQAYTEICSKLLEIKEKHGAKAIAAKATGRQTRETPAMQWRFMELLGSPNTTHEGYVCNDAGGIALKMTFGNAGQTNGYGPDSITGTEDLGDSKFVLWLGSNHAETHPVLHGYMLLRKQAVGAQWVVVDPRMTFTGSGANLWIPIKCGTDMAFIYGMIHHIIERGLYDKKFVSEWTLGFSELSGFVIGKGYSPKWAEGITGIPEATIREVAEKYATTKPAAIITNAGIAHQVNAVDTYRVISFLAAITGNVGIPGGGANFLHNSPVGLTLPPIIDVEPITEPGLPPHPDYFVESALTGKPYPLHAVIYAGNMMTQNASNKRTQEALKKLDLFVSLNLFPQEDCYFADYILPTTTFYEVDAVGMRRCDRGIRWNNKVVEPVGESRIDSRIWIEMGQKMAELDKKHPPAYWKDNLKTEWLDNRLLWNTVNPANNKTAAGMTADRLDKMASPLRWPCPSTTHPGTSVMYLDRPEWRGIFGGKRFLTPSGKVEVFTKELQASLEATGHSAIPQFYTSPENMDGLPTLQYLDEFVKSPTVANTSGGNLVHKVKIGVAPDKELREKYPFQFTTGRPNALHFHSITHWAWGLVQQSGDRYIQIHPDVAKQMNIQSGDFIKLETPRGFIEGPVIVWDGIQPNTVFVPIGFGLKQVVRTAMDRRVWDSVNNLTETYYDTLSGQVCYKAQLCSISSHPGLKIYKIGHPAEELGGGTGQSGK; this is translated from the coding sequence ATGCGATTAACACGCAGGACGTTTATCAAGCTTGCCCCTGCCGCGCTGGCCGCTGGCGCTGGATGTTACCCGGCTCCGAAAAGCAGTCTTCAGCGAAGAGGGCTGGAAGCAAGGCTGATAGATCCCCTTATTGATTACCCATACACGCAAAAAGTTATACACAGGCCCGAAGATGGGCAGGAAATAGACGGTGTCGTAAAATCGGGATGCTCATTTTGCCCATCCAGCTGTAGCCATCATGTACACGTAAAAGACGGCAGGGTTTACAACGTTTACGGAGAATCTGGCGACCCGGTGCAAAGAGGCAAGCTTTGCGCCAAGGGGCAGGCCATACCGCAGTTGATCTACAACAAACACCGTCTTCTCAAACCGATGAAGCGCGTTGGTGACAAACCTACCTCCAATTTCCAGCCTATTTCATGGGAGCAGGCTTACACGGAGATATGCTCCAAACTCCTTGAAATAAAGGAAAAGCACGGGGCCAAGGCAATCGCCGCCAAGGCCACAGGCAGGCAGACCAGGGAGACCCCAGCCATGCAATGGCGGTTCATGGAGCTTTTGGGAAGCCCGAATACCACCCACGAAGGTTATGTATGCAACGACGCTGGCGGGATAGCCCTGAAAATGACTTTCGGAAACGCCGGGCAGACCAATGGCTACGGGCCGGATTCCATAACGGGCACTGAAGACTTGGGCGACTCCAAATTTGTGCTTTGGCTAGGCTCCAACCACGCTGAAACCCATCCGGTGCTTCACGGCTACATGCTCCTGCGCAAACAAGCCGTTGGGGCGCAATGGGTGGTGGTTGATCCGCGCATGACGTTCACCGGCTCCGGGGCCAACTTGTGGATTCCCATAAAGTGCGGTACGGACATGGCGTTCATCTATGGCATGATCCACCACATCATTGAGCGGGGGCTGTACGATAAAAAGTTCGTATCAGAATGGACCCTGGGTTTCTCCGAGCTGTCCGGTTTTGTGATTGGCAAAGGCTACAGCCCGAAATGGGCGGAGGGGATAACAGGCATCCCCGAAGCCACAATAAGGGAAGTCGCCGAAAAATACGCTACAACAAAACCGGCCGCCATAATAACCAACGCCGGTATAGCCCACCAGGTAAACGCGGTGGACACTTATCGCGTCATAAGCTTCCTCGCCGCCATAACAGGCAACGTCGGCATTCCCGGCGGCGGGGCCAATTTCCTGCACAACAGCCCGGTGGGTTTGACACTGCCTCCCATCATAGACGTGGAACCCATAACCGAGCCTGGCCTTCCACCCCATCCGGACTATTTCGTGGAATCGGCGCTGACAGGCAAGCCATACCCGCTCCATGCGGTGATTTACGCCGGCAACATGATGACGCAGAACGCCAGCAACAAACGCACACAAGAGGCGCTTAAAAAGCTGGATCTTTTCGTGTCGCTCAATCTCTTCCCGCAGGAGGACTGCTACTTCGCCGATTACATCCTGCCCACGACCACCTTTTACGAGGTGGACGCTGTTGGCATGCGCCGGTGCGACCGCGGCATCAGGTGGAACAACAAGGTGGTGGAGCCGGTTGGCGAAAGCCGCATTGACTCCCGCATATGGATAGAGATGGGGCAGAAAATGGCGGAGTTGGACAAGAAGCATCCGCCAGCGTACTGGAAGGACAATCTGAAAACCGAGTGGCTGGACAACCGCCTGTTGTGGAACACCGTAAATCCGGCCAACAACAAGACCGCCGCCGGGATGACGGCCGACCGTTTGGACAAAATGGCGTCACCCCTCAGGTGGCCATGCCCATCAACCACCCATCCCGGAACGAGCGTGATGTATCTGGACAGGCCGGAGTGGCGCGGCATATTCGGCGGTAAACGGTTCCTTACGCCGTCCGGCAAGGTGGAGGTATTCACCAAAGAACTGCAGGCCAGCCTGGAGGCCACGGGGCACTCCGCCATCCCCCAATTTTACACATCGCCGGAGAACATGGACGGGCTACCCACGCTTCAGTATCTGGACGAGTTCGTCAAGAGCCCGACCGTCGCAAACACGTCCGGCGGCAACCTTGTGCACAAAGTGAAAATCGGTGTGGCGCCGGACAAGGAGTTGAGGGAGAAATACCCATTCCAGTTCACCACCGGCCGGCCCAACGCCCTGCACTTCCACAGCATCACGCACTGGGCATGGGGGCTTGTGCAACAATCGGGAGACAGGTACATACAGATCCATCCTGACGTGGCCAAGCAGATGAACATCCAAAGCGGGGACTTCATAAAGCTGGAGACACCGCGCGGGTTTATCGAAGGGCCTGTCATCGTGTGGGACGGGATTCAGCCGAACACCGTCTTCGTTCCAATAGGCTTCGGCCTAAAGCAAGTTGTAAGGACGGCTATGGACCGGCGTGTTTGGGACTCCGTGAACAACCTCACGGAAACGTATTACGACACGCTTTCCGGCCAGGTATGTTACAAAGCCCAGCTTTGCTCCATAAGCTCGCATCCAGGCCTGAAGATATACAAAATCGGGCATCCGGCCGAGGAGCTTGGCGGCGGAACCGGCCAGAGTGGCAAGTAG
- a CDS encoding universal stress protein, producing MYKNILVMVDNSKYSGWAVDISADFANAFGAKVVGSHVYAARLHEDRFIQMEPGLPAQFQDPEELSKQRDIHSVLIEKGLKIVSDSFLDVFQKKCDDRKVPYERKTLEGKNYHEIVKDVQSSGYDLVAMGAKGLGETPSTQLGSVCERVTRRIQVDAVVLKNDRPLKDGRVVVGIDGSAWSFAAMSAAIAMNKHMGCSITAITVYDPHFHYRAFNSIARVLSEEDGQVFRFKEQEKLHEEIIDSGLEKIYRDHLNSAIKMAEEEGVKAEGLVLAGKPYDEILKWLDGNDVSMLILGKLGVHSNNGLDIGSNTETLLRAAPCNVMLVSRTVTPGKDNEVQSEPVKWEDEAIVMLNRAPSFVRNMIRGHMEAEARRQGAKTITGEMMQQARSRLEPGK from the coding sequence ATGTACAAGAACATACTTGTCATGGTTGACAATTCAAAATATTCCGGCTGGGCGGTGGATATTTCCGCCGATTTCGCAAACGCCTTCGGCGCTAAAGTGGTGGGAAGCCATGTTTATGCGGCCCGTCTCCATGAAGACAGGTTCATCCAGATGGAACCCGGACTGCCCGCGCAGTTCCAGGATCCTGAGGAGCTTTCCAAACAGCGGGACATCCATTCTGTCCTCATTGAAAAGGGGCTGAAAATAGTTTCCGACTCGTTCCTGGATGTGTTCCAGAAAAAGTGCGACGACCGGAAAGTACCATACGAGCGCAAGACGCTGGAGGGGAAAAATTACCACGAAATCGTAAAGGACGTTCAATCATCCGGTTACGACCTTGTGGCGATGGGGGCCAAGGGGCTCGGTGAGACCCCGTCCACCCAGCTGGGGAGCGTATGTGAGCGCGTGACGCGACGCATACAGGTGGATGCGGTGGTCCTGAAAAACGACAGGCCGTTAAAAGACGGGCGCGTGGTGGTGGGCATTGATGGAAGCGCCTGGTCGTTCGCGGCGATGTCTGCGGCCATTGCCATGAACAAACACATGGGATGCTCCATCACCGCCATCACGGTGTATGACCCGCACTTCCATTACCGGGCTTTCAACAGCATTGCGCGGGTGCTTTCCGAAGAGGACGGTCAGGTGTTCCGTTTTAAGGAGCAGGAGAAGCTTCACGAGGAAATCATAGACTCCGGCCTGGAGAAGATTTACCGGGACCACCTTAACAGCGCCATTAAAATGGCCGAAGAAGAGGGGGTTAAGGCCGAGGGGCTCGTTCTGGCCGGCAAACCTTACGATGAGATACTCAAGTGGCTGGATGGTAATGACGTGTCCATGCTCATCCTTGGCAAGCTTGGCGTCCACTCCAACAACGGGCTTGATATCGGCTCAAACACCGAGACCCTGTTGAGGGCCGCCCCCTGTAACGTGATGCTTGTAAGCCGCACTGTCACCCCAGGAAAGGACAATGAGGTACAGTCCGAGCCTGTGAAGTGGGAGGACGAAGCCATAGTGATGTTGAACCGCGCCCCTTCGTTCGTGCGCAATATGATACGTGGTCATATGGAAGCCGAGGCGCGCCGCCAAGGCGCCAAGACTATAACGGGGGAAATGATGCAACAGGCCCGATCCCGTCTGGAACCCGGGAAGTGA
- the phnD gene encoding phosphate/phosphite/phosphonate ABC transporter substrate-binding protein, with product MAKFLFSLAAVLLALSYGYGYSQGIKPAAKHRLRFGLTAVALEYDLATHKKLVNLLEKSLGIPIDTVYRKSYQEMSSLLESESVDVAFVCGLPYTLDHDKFGLELLVTPVLNNRPMYQSFLIVSRESGYASLEDLRGKVFAFSDPLSNSGFLVPVYYLSRMKETPETFFRTFFFSYSHANSIEAVASHLADGAYVDSYVWETVSKMHPKITAETKIIHKSDYMPFTPFVVRPGLDNSIKSRLKEFFLALHNDPAGREVLKLMAIEKFAQMKDSDYDSIRKMRKTVSYTKAPAR from the coding sequence ATGGCTAAATTTCTATTCTCATTGGCGGCGGTGTTGTTAGCGCTGTCGTATGGCTATGGGTATTCACAGGGTATTAAACCCGCCGCAAAGCACAGGCTCCGGTTTGGCCTCACGGCCGTGGCGCTGGAATACGATTTGGCCACCCATAAAAAACTGGTTAATCTTCTTGAGAAAAGTCTGGGCATCCCCATAGACACGGTTTACCGGAAGTCATACCAGGAGATGAGTTCTCTTCTTGAGAGCGAAAGCGTGGACGTCGCCTTCGTTTGCGGCCTCCCATATACTCTCGATCACGACAAGTTCGGGCTCGAGCTTCTGGTTACGCCTGTTCTCAATAACAGGCCCATGTACCAGTCTTTCTTAATCGTAAGCCGGGAGAGTGGCTACGCGTCCCTCGAGGATCTGAGAGGAAAGGTGTTCGCGTTTTCCGATCCGCTTTCAAACTCCGGGTTTTTAGTGCCTGTCTATTATCTGAGCAGGATGAAGGAGACCCCTGAAACATTTTTCAGGACCTTTTTCTTTTCATATAGCCACGCCAATTCTATAGAAGCTGTAGCCTCACACCTTGCGGATGGGGCCTATGTGGACAGCTATGTGTGGGAGACAGTCTCCAAAATGCACCCTAAAATAACCGCGGAGACCAAGATAATCCACAAATCAGATTACATGCCCTTCACCCCATTTGTTGTGCGGCCGGGCCTGGACAATTCCATCAAGTCGCGCCTTAAAGAATTTTTCCTTGCGTTGCACAATGACCCTGCCGGAAGGGAAGTGCTCAAGTTGATGGCCATTGAAAAGTTCGCCCAAATGAAAGATTCCGACTACGATTCCATACGCAAAATGCGCAAGACGGTATCTTACACAAAGGCTCCGGCGCGATGA
- a CDS encoding PCP reductase family protein, protein MKFVCIKCEEAMLINSVNGDTDGSAGITFKCPSCGSGALMLINPMEAQLVKGMGVHVGLGSAMAQRAPMEAVEGALKKSGDDEPVIWDKQAEERLMRVPDIARPMAKMAIERHARKTGARIISTELMDEVKKSM, encoded by the coding sequence ATGAAATTCGTGTGTATCAAGTGTGAAGAGGCCATGTTGATAAACTCCGTTAACGGCGACACCGACGGGTCGGCTGGAATAACTTTCAAATGCCCTTCGTGCGGCTCCGGCGCGCTTATGCTGATAAACCCGATGGAAGCCCAGCTTGTTAAAGGGATGGGAGTGCATGTGGGGCTTGGATCCGCTATGGCACAGCGCGCGCCCATGGAGGCCGTTGAGGGGGCCTTGAAGAAATCCGGTGATGACGAACCGGTAATTTGGGACAAGCAAGCCGAAGAGCGGCTTATGCGCGTTCCAGACATCGCCCGGCCCATGGCCAAGATGGCCATCGAAAGGCATGCCCGCAAAACCGGAGCCAGGATCATCAGCACAGAGCTGATGGACGAGGTGAAAAAATCGATGTGA
- a CDS encoding P-loop NTPase has protein sequence MKKYSEVSGDGGSGILEQVSGQLGALHERMRGIKRVIVIVSAKGGVGKSFITAMMAKALSNRGYSVGALDADINGSSIPYMLGVDSYKAIRGENGIIPAVGECGAKVMSLDFFTGSNGAPVKWEGPQATHPWLGAMEATAIRELLSDADWGQLDYLLVDTPPSLGRLNDLMGLVPSVSGVVIVTIPSKVSYRVVLKSVDSVRDTGAPIIGVVENMSGVLCRHCNKMAPIFNGGDMTEALDFMRLPLLGSVPFVREGESMEIPEAAINGICDKTVAYVNSAG, from the coding sequence ATGAAAAAATATTCCGAAGTGAGCGGAGATGGCGGCTCTGGGATTCTGGAACAGGTATCCGGTCAGCTTGGCGCCCTTCACGAAAGGATGCGTGGCATCAAGCGCGTCATAGTGATTGTCAGCGCAAAAGGCGGTGTGGGTAAAAGTTTCATAACAGCCATGATGGCCAAGGCGCTTTCGAACCGTGGATACAGCGTTGGCGCGCTGGACGCGGACATAAACGGCTCGTCGATACCATACATGTTAGGTGTGGACTCATATAAGGCTATACGCGGAGAAAACGGTATTATACCTGCCGTGGGAGAATGCGGCGCTAAGGTGATGTCGCTGGATTTTTTCACCGGCTCGAACGGAGCGCCCGTGAAATGGGAGGGTCCGCAGGCCACACATCCATGGCTGGGCGCAATGGAGGCCACAGCCATCCGGGAACTGCTAAGCGACGCGGACTGGGGCCAGTTGGATTACCTGCTTGTTGACACACCCCCTTCCCTTGGAAGGCTCAACGACCTGATGGGGTTAGTGCCGTCGGTTTCCGGCGTGGTAATTGTCACCATTCCCTCGAAGGTGTCGTACCGGGTGGTGTTAAAGTCCGTGGACAGCGTACGGGACACTGGCGCGCCTATTATAGGCGTGGTTGAGAACATGAGCGGAGTTTTGTGCCGTCATTGCAACAAAATGGCGCCAATTTTCAACGGAGGCGACATGACCGAAGCATTGGATTTTATGCGTCTTCCATTACTGGGCAGTGTGCCGTTTGTCCGTGAAGGTGAGAGCATGGAAATTCCCGAGGCCGCCATAAACGGCATTTGCGATAAAACTGTTGCGTACGTGAACAGCGCCGGTTAA